In the Maribacter sp. MJ134 genome, one interval contains:
- a CDS encoding NifU family protein has translation MKEYTITVVKTNNPTILKFETNHLLVKRKNYEYKNIDEAQNAPLAQQLFHLPFIKTVYVSGNFIGLERYDIVAWEDVKDEVAQQLVEYLNAGEPVVIEEDTDKPIAITVYAEVTPNPATMKFVASKKIVGAAYEFKNIDEARMSPLAMELFQLPFVKEVFIDENYVSVSKYEVAEWEDITLELRELIRNFIAQGKEIVLGNAKSAGKEDTKETTAVTVEENLDDTSKEIIDILEEYVKPAVASDGGNILFKSYEQETGRVNVILQGACSGCPSSTFTLKNGIETMLKNMMGDKINEVVALNG, from the coding sequence ATGAAAGAGTACACCATTACGGTTGTGAAAACCAACAATCCTACCATACTTAAATTTGAAACGAACCATCTTCTGGTAAAACGAAAGAACTACGAGTATAAAAATATAGACGAGGCCCAAAATGCTCCACTGGCGCAACAACTTTTCCACCTTCCATTTATCAAGACAGTCTATGTGTCGGGTAATTTTATCGGTCTGGAACGCTATGATATCGTAGCTTGGGAAGACGTAAAAGATGAAGTAGCACAGCAATTAGTGGAGTACCTCAATGCCGGCGAACCTGTTGTTATCGAAGAAGATACAGACAAACCAATCGCCATTACGGTCTATGCTGAAGTTACACCGAACCCGGCGACCATGAAATTCGTTGCAAGTAAGAAAATTGTTGGTGCGGCCTACGAATTTAAGAATATTGATGAAGCCAGGATGTCTCCTTTAGCGATGGAGTTGTTTCAACTACCGTTCGTGAAAGAGGTATTTATTGATGAAAATTATGTTTCGGTATCCAAATATGAGGTAGCCGAATGGGAAGATATTACCTTAGAACTAAGAGAGCTTATACGTAATTTTATAGCTCAAGGTAAAGAGATAGTTCTAGGAAATGCCAAATCCGCTGGGAAAGAGGACACCAAGGAAACGACTGCTGTTACAGTGGAAGAAAATCTAGATGACACTTCTAAAGAAATCATCGATATTTTAGAAGAATATGTTAAACCGGCCGTAGCAAGTGATGGTGGTAACATTCTTTTCAAATCTTATGAGCAAGAAACAGGTAGAGTAAATGTGATACTACAAGGTGCCTGTAGCGGTTGTCCGTCTTCGACTTTTACTTTAAAAAACGGAATAGAAACCATGTTAAAGAATATGATGGGTGATAAAATAAATGAGGTTGTAGCCCTAAACGGCTAA
- a CDS encoding vWA domain-containing protein yields MKKYQRIAALSLMTLTLSFTYGCELRPKTEKEPFLAEVMKTDEATKKNNTVKIALLLDTSNSMDGLINQAKSQLWDIVNEFTHAKCGNEMRPELQIAIYQYGNDALSSREGYIQQVLNFSDDLDEISEKLFSLTTNGGEEYCGAVIQTSLKQLEWGKNADNLKMIFIAGNEPFNQGKLNYKDAVTNAKEKDIVVNTIFCGNYEQGIQSNWKNGATLSGGEYMAIDHNRQVVHVSTPYDDIIIKLNSKLNKTYLGYGSLGASKFEAQAMQDNNAMEMEEVVAVKRAVSKSSRLYNNKKWDLVDASGDKTFDINSLDDKDLPKELRGKSKTEKIEFIEMKKSEREEVQKEIKALNAKRLAYIAKNQKNESEDGLEGVMLKAIKRQASAKNYTWE; encoded by the coding sequence ATGAAAAAATATCAAAGAATAGCAGCCTTGAGCCTAATGACATTAACGCTATCGTTCACCTATGGATGCGAACTTAGACCAAAAACAGAAAAAGAGCCTTTTTTAGCTGAAGTAATGAAAACTGACGAAGCAACTAAAAAGAACAATACTGTTAAGATTGCGCTTCTATTGGACACAAGCAATAGTATGGACGGACTTATTAACCAAGCAAAATCTCAACTTTGGGATATCGTAAACGAATTTACACATGCTAAATGCGGTAATGAAATGCGGCCGGAATTACAAATCGCCATCTATCAATACGGGAATGATGCACTTTCCTCTAGGGAAGGCTACATACAACAGGTACTGAACTTCAGCGATGATTTAGATGAGATTTCTGAAAAACTCTTTTCATTGACAACCAACGGTGGTGAAGAATATTGTGGAGCGGTCATCCAAACCTCTTTAAAGCAGTTAGAATGGGGTAAAAATGCGGATAACCTAAAAATGATATTTATTGCTGGTAACGAACCGTTCAATCAGGGAAAGTTGAATTATAAGGATGCGGTAACCAATGCCAAGGAAAAGGATATTGTTGTGAACACTATCTTCTGTGGCAACTATGAACAAGGCATACAGTCTAACTGGAAAAATGGCGCTACGCTGAGCGGCGGAGAATATATGGCGATTGACCATAATAGGCAGGTAGTCCATGTGAGCACCCCTTATGATGACATCATTATAAAGCTTAACTCGAAACTGAACAAAACCTACCTTGGGTACGGCTCCTTGGGTGCATCCAAATTTGAGGCCCAAGCAATGCAGGACAATAATGCCATGGAAATGGAAGAAGTTGTTGCTGTAAAACGAGCTGTGAGCAAAAGCTCGCGTCTTTACAATAACAAAAAATGGGACTTGGTAGATGCTTCGGGAGATAAGACATTTGATATAAATTCCCTTGATGATAAAGATTTACCTAAAGAGTTACGGGGAAAATCGAAGACCGAAAAGATTGAATTTATAGAAATGAAAAAATCCGAGAGAGAAGAGGTTCAAAAAGAAATAAAGGCTTTAAATGCCAAAAGACTGGCCTATATTGCTAAAAACCAAAAGAATGAAAGCGAAGATGGTTTAGAGGGTGTCATGTTAAAGGCAATCAAAAGGCAGGCCTCAGCAAAGAACTACACTTGGGAATAG
- a CDS encoding mechanosensitive ion channel family protein produces the protein MEEITDYKVHVKKAIDWLWNALPNIVLAIIILVAGIYLIRLINKLVRKFFQKKDYDLALETFLQSFINIALKIILFVVVISQLGVQTTSLAAILGAAGLAIGLALQGSLSNFAGGVLILLFKPFKVGDFISAQGVDGTVKEISIFTTKINTFGNQVAIVPNGQLSNNNIVNYNAESTRRDKIDIGIGYGSNIKKAKDIMLQICNDCEHILKEPAPEVYVGALADSSVNLTLRFWANNELFWPAHFHVMEEIKNRFDAEGIEIPFPQRVVHEAKA, from the coding sequence ATGGAAGAAATTACCGATTATAAAGTACATGTAAAGAAGGCAATTGATTGGCTTTGGAACGCCCTGCCAAACATCGTTTTGGCTATCATCATTCTGGTTGCGGGAATCTACTTAATTAGACTTATCAATAAACTTGTACGAAAGTTTTTTCAGAAAAAAGACTATGACCTTGCCTTGGAAACCTTTTTACAAAGCTTTATCAACATAGCGCTTAAGATTATTCTATTCGTGGTAGTCATATCCCAACTAGGCGTACAGACTACATCATTGGCCGCGATATTAGGGGCGGCCGGACTTGCTATTGGACTTGCCCTTCAAGGTTCCCTTTCCAATTTTGCTGGCGGCGTACTTATTCTTTTATTTAAACCTTTTAAAGTCGGTGATTTTATTTCGGCCCAAGGTGTGGATGGAACCGTAAAGGAAATTTCCATCTTTACGACCAAAATAAACACGTTTGGGAATCAGGTAGCTATTGTTCCCAACGGACAGCTTTCCAACAATAATATCGTTAATTATAACGCTGAGAGCACTCGTAGAGATAAAATTGATATCGGTATCGGTTACGGGTCCAATATTAAAAAAGCAAAGGATATTATGCTGCAAATTTGTAACGACTGTGAACATATTTTAAAAGAACCCGCTCCCGAAGTGTATGTTGGGGCCTTAGCAGACAGTTCGGTAAACCTGACCCTACGTTTTTGGGCAAATAACGAATTGTTTTGGCCAGCACATTTTCATGTTATGGAAGAAATAAAAAACAGGTTCGATGCGGAGGGTATAGAAATTCCTTTCCCACAACGTGTAGTTCATGAAGCAAAGGCCTAA
- a CDS encoding TolC family protein, with amino-acid sequence MKFKSTIILLFAAVTTTLAQSKQWSLQECVEYAMENNLSVAQFELDLENVKIERSDALGNFLPSLNANTTVSERSGLVTNPNTNIIEPGQIFSTSAGINAGMTIFDGMQNLYRLQRAKLSAIATQYGLDDLQDDISLNVAEAYLQVLSNKEALKVSQAQYEITKQDVNRTKELVDSGVLPRGDLLEIEATAATQEQQIINGEALVLISRINLAQLLQITDYQNFDVMKESYEVPPSEIMSTSPESIYAKALTFRNDIKFSEANIDLAEKDLQIAKGARYPTLSTFFQYNTFYTNQFRSAPDGFGGVTTFRPDFIDQLWLNDGISYGFQLNIPVFNGFATENNVKRSKIGVKRAELQLEQNKLELENTIQQAHVNVKTFGKTFEATQKTLEAQRLAYDYAKERYEVGLLNAFDFGQAQARVDNAEASVIRAKYDYIFRLKILEFFYGIPLSLD; translated from the coding sequence ATGAAATTTAAATCAACCATCATATTGCTTTTTGCTGCCGTAACAACCACCTTGGCGCAAAGCAAACAATGGAGCTTGCAAGAATGTGTGGAGTACGCCATGGAAAATAACCTTAGTGTGGCACAATTTGAACTGGACTTGGAAAATGTGAAAATTGAGAGGTCTGATGCTTTAGGTAATTTCCTGCCAAGCCTCAATGCAAATACTACTGTTAGTGAGCGTTCTGGTCTGGTTACCAACCCAAACACGAACATCATTGAACCTGGTCAAATTTTTTCGACATCAGCTGGAATCAATGCCGGCATGACCATCTTCGATGGTATGCAGAATCTGTATAGATTACAACGCGCAAAATTGAGCGCAATAGCTACACAATATGGATTGGATGATTTGCAGGATGATATTAGCTTGAATGTTGCCGAAGCCTATTTACAGGTTTTATCCAATAAAGAGGCCTTAAAGGTTTCGCAAGCCCAGTACGAGATTACAAAGCAAGATGTAAATAGAACAAAAGAGTTGGTAGATTCAGGAGTGCTACCTAGAGGTGATTTATTGGAAATAGAGGCAACCGCTGCGACACAAGAACAACAAATTATTAATGGTGAGGCTTTGGTATTGATTTCACGCATTAATTTGGCTCAATTACTTCAGATTACGGATTATCAAAATTTTGACGTTATGAAGGAATCTTATGAGGTGCCACCTTCAGAAATCATGTCTACTTCTCCTGAATCTATATATGCTAAAGCGCTTACTTTTAGAAACGATATTAAGTTTTCAGAGGCAAATATAGATTTGGCCGAAAAGGATTTACAAATAGCTAAAGGAGCTAGATACCCAACACTTAGTACGTTTTTTCAATACAATACTTTTTATACAAATCAATTTAGAAGTGCACCGGATGGTTTTGGTGGTGTTACCACGTTTAGACCGGATTTTATAGATCAGTTATGGTTAAATGACGGTATTTCTTATGGTTTTCAATTAAACATACCAGTATTCAATGGTTTTGCTACAGAAAACAATGTGAAGCGATCAAAAATAGGCGTTAAAAGAGCAGAACTACAATTGGAGCAAAACAAATTAGAACTTGAAAATACGATTCAACAGGCTCATGTAAACGTTAAGACTTTTGGAAAGACTTTTGAAGCAACTCAAAAAACCTTGGAAGCACAAAGGCTTGCTTACGACTATGCTAAAGAACGCTACGAAGTAGGTTTGTTGAATGCCTTTGACTTCGGGCAAGCACAAGCTAGAGTCGATAATGCCGAGGCAAGTGTAATTCGAGCGAAATATGACTATATTTTCCGATTAAAAATTTTAGAGTTCTTCTACGGGATACCTCTTTCATTAGACTAA
- a CDS encoding thioredoxin domain-containing protein, with amino-acid sequence MQQKYTNNLIKETSPYLLQHAHNPVNWEAWNPTVLAEAKRNNKPLLISIGYAACHWCHVMEHECFEDEEVAKVMNENFVNIKIDREERPDIDHIYMDALQMMTGSGGWPLNIISLPDGRPFWGATYVKKKDWTTVLSQLSELYKTEPNKVIGYAENMAQGIKQINLIATNTDTDTYSLDQLRKCVEKWSGYFDTFLGGYRRAPKFMMPVNLEFLLHYAVTQKNESIMEYVDTTLTRMAYGGIFDHVDGGFSRYAVDTKWHVPHFEKMLYDNGQLTSLYAKAYAFTGNAHYKEVVEKTINFVTTELKSENGAFYSSLDADSLNDHEKLEEGAYYVWKKEDLQDVLKEDYPLFEDYYNINSYGLWEHENYVLIRDKADNEIAVKHDIEILELQARIKRSLQLLSEERKKRAYPRLDDKILTSWNGLMLKGLVDSARYIQNDSYLSLALENAEFILKNLTKSDGSLYHSHKEGTSTINGYLEDYASVIDAVIGLYEITFDEKWLSTAKQLADYCRTNFFDDKSELFFFTSKEDDILIRRTLETSDNVIPASNSIMALNLLKLSKFFPETNYRTVYQNMLKNIQPNFDENPQNYANWLHLVLFENLPFYEVAIVGDSYKEKARTIAKNYLPNTIFAGTQEKSELPLLKNRLVKGTTQIYVCHEGSCKLPLTHTKEVLTLLHLNNDH; translated from the coding sequence ATGCAGCAAAAATATACCAATAACCTTATTAAAGAGACCAGCCCCTATTTGCTACAGCACGCGCACAATCCTGTTAATTGGGAAGCGTGGAACCCCACTGTATTGGCAGAAGCAAAAAGGAACAATAAACCCTTGCTCATTAGTATTGGCTACGCCGCCTGTCATTGGTGCCATGTTATGGAACATGAATGTTTTGAAGACGAAGAAGTTGCAAAAGTGATGAATGAAAATTTCGTCAATATTAAAATTGATAGAGAGGAAAGGCCTGATATTGACCATATTTATATGGATGCATTACAAATGATGACCGGTAGTGGCGGTTGGCCGCTGAATATTATCTCACTACCGGACGGGAGACCTTTTTGGGGCGCCACCTATGTAAAGAAAAAAGATTGGACCACCGTTCTTTCGCAGTTAAGCGAGCTTTATAAGACAGAACCGAATAAGGTAATCGGCTATGCTGAAAATATGGCTCAAGGCATAAAGCAGATAAACCTTATCGCAACTAATACCGACACTGATACCTATTCTTTAGACCAGTTAAGGAAATGTGTGGAAAAATGGTCTGGTTATTTTGATACTTTTCTAGGCGGATATAGGAGAGCTCCAAAATTTATGATGCCCGTGAATTTAGAATTCTTATTGCACTACGCCGTAACTCAAAAAAACGAGTCCATCATGGAATATGTGGATACTACATTGACCCGAATGGCATATGGTGGAATATTTGACCATGTAGACGGAGGTTTTTCCAGGTACGCCGTTGATACCAAATGGCACGTGCCCCATTTTGAAAAAATGCTCTATGACAATGGACAGCTCACTAGTCTCTACGCAAAAGCATATGCCTTTACAGGGAACGCCCACTATAAGGAGGTAGTGGAAAAGACAATTAATTTTGTCACCACAGAACTAAAAAGCGAAAATGGAGCCTTTTACTCCTCTCTCGATGCAGATAGCCTAAACGACCATGAAAAACTTGAGGAAGGTGCGTATTATGTTTGGAAGAAAGAGGACTTACAAGATGTACTCAAGGAAGATTATCCTCTTTTCGAAGATTACTACAATATTAACTCCTACGGTCTTTGGGAACATGAAAACTATGTTCTGATAAGGGATAAAGCGGACAATGAAATTGCCGTAAAGCATGATATTGAAATCTTAGAGTTACAAGCCAGAATAAAAAGAAGTTTACAACTACTCTCAGAAGAACGCAAAAAAAGAGCGTACCCCAGACTGGACGATAAGATTCTAACCTCATGGAACGGTTTAATGCTTAAAGGTTTGGTAGACTCCGCCAGATATATTCAAAATGACAGTTATTTATCATTGGCATTAGAGAACGCTGAATTCATTCTAAAAAACCTAACAAAATCAGACGGAAGTCTTTATCATAGTCACAAGGAGGGAACCAGCACAATTAATGGGTATTTAGAAGATTATGCTTCCGTCATAGATGCCGTCATAGGCCTCTACGAAATTACGTTTGACGAAAAATGGTTGTCCACGGCCAAGCAGCTAGCGGACTATTGTAGGACGAATTTCTTTGATGATAAAAGTGAGCTATTCTTCTTCACTTCGAAAGAGGATGACATCCTTATTCGAAGAACTTTAGAGACTTCGGACAATGTTATCCCTGCCTCTAATTCTATAATGGCTTTAAATCTGCTGAAACTATCCAAATTCTTTCCGGAAACGAATTACAGAACCGTCTATCAAAATATGCTTAAAAACATACAGCCAAATTTTGATGAAAATCCGCAAAACTACGCGAATTGGTTGCATCTTGTTCTCTTTGAAAATTTACCGTTCTATGAAGTCGCTATTGTTGGCGATAGTTATAAGGAGAAGGCTAGAACAATCGCCAAAAATTACTTGCCAAATACGATTTTTGCCGGAACGCAAGAGAAAAGCGAGTTGCCCCTACTGAAAAACAGATTAGTTAAGGGTACTACTCAAATTTATGTCTGCCACGAAGGAAGTTGCAAGTTACCGTTAACACATACCAAAGAAGTTTTAACGCTTTTACATCTAAACAACGACCATTAA
- a CDS encoding efflux RND transporter periplasmic adaptor subunit: protein MNKIVKYILIGILVLGALWAAVFFIKSNSKSSIVYETSQPFKANIEKKTVATGKVIPEDEIEIKPQISGIIDKIYLEEGAKVKAGELIAVIKVVPNEQALNQANGRVRNAELALNNTKIEYDRNKALFDKGVISSQDFNTLQLSYNQAEQELKNARADYQIIRRGSAGGSSSANTNIRATVDGTILEIPVEEGDQVIQSNNFNDGTTIASIADLSKMIFEGKVDEGEVGKLKIGMPLKISLGAIEGEEFDAKLKFIAPKGVEETGAVQFKIEGDVEVNDDVLIRAGYSANASLVLDRRDSVMVVPEALLQFDKKTDKPYVEVATGEQEFERRDIEIGISDGVNVEILSGLSEEDKVKQWNKTEPVKKGEEEGEEGEETEE from the coding sequence ATGAACAAGATTGTTAAATACATATTAATTGGAATTTTAGTTCTAGGAGCTTTATGGGCGGCAGTATTCTTTATAAAAAGTAACAGTAAGTCTTCCATTGTTTATGAAACATCGCAACCTTTTAAAGCCAATATTGAAAAGAAAACCGTTGCTACGGGTAAAGTGATTCCAGAGGATGAAATTGAGATTAAACCTCAAATTTCTGGTATCATCGACAAGATATACCTAGAAGAGGGAGCAAAGGTAAAAGCAGGTGAACTCATTGCCGTAATCAAGGTAGTTCCTAATGAACAAGCATTGAACCAAGCTAATGGTAGGGTAAGGAACGCCGAACTGGCCTTGAACAATACCAAAATTGAATACGATCGTAACAAGGCGCTTTTTGACAAAGGTGTTATTTCCAGTCAGGATTTTAATACCCTTCAATTGAGCTATAACCAGGCCGAGCAGGAGTTAAAGAATGCCCGTGCGGATTATCAAATCATTAGAAGAGGTTCTGCAGGAGGTTCTTCAAGTGCAAATACAAATATTAGAGCTACCGTAGATGGTACGATTTTAGAAATTCCTGTCGAGGAAGGGGATCAGGTAATCCAGAGTAATAATTTTAATGACGGTACTACCATCGCTTCAATTGCGGATCTGAGCAAAATGATTTTTGAAGGTAAAGTAGATGAAGGTGAAGTGGGTAAATTAAAAATTGGAATGCCGCTAAAAATTAGTCTTGGAGCCATAGAGGGTGAAGAGTTCGATGCCAAGTTAAAGTTCATAGCACCCAAGGGAGTTGAAGAGACCGGTGCGGTTCAGTTCAAAATTGAGGGAGACGTTGAGGTCAATGACGATGTTCTCATACGGGCAGGCTATAGTGCAAATGCATCTTTGGTTCTGGATAGGAGAGATAGCGTAATGGTGGTTCCAGAAGCCTTATTGCAATTTGACAAGAAAACGGATAAGCCCTATGTAGAGGTAGCAACTGGAGAGCAGGAATTTGAAAGAAGGGATATTGAGATAGGTATTTCGGACGGAGTAAACGTAGAGATTCTATCCGGGTTATCAGAAGAAGACAAAGTAAAGCAGTGGAACAAGACCGAGCCTGTTAAAAAAGGAGAAGAAGAGGGCGAAGAAGGCGAGGAGACAGAAGAGTAA
- the tsaB gene encoding tRNA (adenosine(37)-N6)-threonylcarbamoyltransferase complex dimerization subunit type 1 TsaB: protein MGLILNLETATTNCSVCLAKDNRILASRENDTPNYSHSEQLHVFIQECLEETDFMMTDVDAVAVSKGPGSYTGLRIGVSAAKGLCYALDIPLIAIPTLKNIASQARDVQADYIIPVLDARRMEVYATIFDANLNEIRTTKAEIIDEHSFKEFYRDHTVHILGNGAEKIAATLKNPNISYNAAVQPSSKEMVSLAYEKYVLKEFEDVAYFEPYYLKDFILQTKKK, encoded by the coding sequence ATGGGATTAATTTTAAACTTGGAAACTGCTACGACCAATTGTTCCGTATGTCTAGCTAAGGATAATAGGATTTTGGCATCACGGGAGAACGATACACCCAACTATTCCCACTCGGAACAACTTCATGTGTTTATCCAGGAGTGTTTGGAGGAGACTGATTTTATGATGACGGATGTTGACGCCGTTGCCGTTAGTAAGGGTCCAGGCTCTTATACGGGCCTGCGCATAGGGGTGTCCGCTGCTAAAGGGCTGTGTTATGCACTGGATATTCCGTTAATCGCTATTCCTACGTTAAAAAATATCGCTTCCCAAGCCAGAGATGTTCAAGCGGATTATATAATTCCGGTATTGGATGCTAGAAGAATGGAGGTTTACGCGACCATATTTGACGCGAATCTTAATGAGATAAGGACAACAAAGGCCGAAATTATAGATGAGCACTCCTTTAAGGAGTTCTATCGGGACCATACCGTTCACATCTTAGGGAACGGTGCTGAAAAGATAGCTGCCACTTTAAAGAATCCGAACATCAGTTACAATGCAGCGGTACAACCATCGTCAAAGGAAATGGTGTCGCTAGCGTATGAGAAATATGTACTAAAAGAATTTGAGGATGTGGCGTACTTTGAGCCTTACTATTTAAAGGATTTTATATTGCAGACCAAGAAAAAATAA
- a CDS encoding ABC transporter permease has product MKFIFDRNTWQEIFGSISKNKTRTIITIIGVLWGIFIYIGLSGAAKGLDNGFERQFESVAMNSMFVWAQSTSVPYDGFKTGRQLQLKLGDVEVLKNRIPEINYIAPRNAKGVFGDAPGLVVRGQKSGNYAVYGDFPVFTKIATKKIYDGGRFINDEDIEQTRKVCVIGERTEKELFEKGENPIGGYIRIDDIYFQVVGVHKFTPGGGFESDSDIFVPFTTYRKLYNTADNVGWLTIAAYDDADVVQAEENVKATLKSIHRVDPEDERAFGSFNLGEIFNKIMGFSKGMTFLSLIVGIATILAGVIGIGNILLISVKERTKELGVRRALGATPAEVRNQIILESVFLTMLAGIIGIILGALVLSAINSFTQGVDFPYTNPTVPIPLVLGALVIMVVLGTLIGLIPAQRAVSIKPIDALREE; this is encoded by the coding sequence ATGAAATTTATTTTTGATAGAAATACATGGCAGGAAATATTCGGTTCTATTAGCAAGAACAAAACACGGACCATTATTACGATAATTGGCGTGTTATGGGGAATATTTATTTATATAGGCTTGTCAGGAGCCGCGAAGGGACTGGACAATGGTTTTGAGAGACAGTTTGAAAGTGTGGCCATGAACAGTATGTTCGTTTGGGCACAAAGTACAAGTGTTCCTTACGACGGTTTTAAGACGGGAAGACAACTGCAGTTGAAATTGGGAGATGTTGAGGTTTTAAAAAATCGTATCCCGGAAATAAACTATATCGCTCCAAGAAATGCTAAAGGTGTTTTCGGAGATGCCCCAGGTTTGGTGGTTCGCGGCCAGAAATCTGGTAATTACGCGGTGTATGGGGATTTTCCCGTATTTACTAAAATAGCGACCAAGAAAATTTATGACGGTGGTAGGTTTATCAACGATGAAGATATAGAACAGACCAGAAAAGTATGTGTAATCGGAGAACGAACCGAAAAAGAACTGTTCGAGAAAGGTGAAAATCCTATTGGAGGATATATCAGGATTGACGACATCTATTTTCAGGTGGTCGGGGTTCATAAGTTCACACCGGGTGGCGGCTTTGAAAGTGACAGTGATATTTTTGTGCCATTTACCACCTATAGAAAGTTGTACAATACTGCGGACAATGTGGGATGGTTAACCATTGCTGCCTATGATGATGCCGATGTGGTACAAGCGGAAGAAAACGTGAAAGCGACCCTGAAGAGCATCCACAGGGTAGACCCTGAGGATGAGAGAGCATTTGGATCGTTTAACCTAGGGGAGATTTTCAATAAGATTATGGGATTCTCCAAGGGAATGACCTTTTTATCCCTAATCGTAGGTATCGCTACAATTTTAGCGGGCGTTATAGGTATTGGAAATATCCTTTTGATATCGGTCAAGGAGCGAACGAAAGAATTGGGTGTTCGTAGGGCGCTAGGCGCCACTCCTGCTGAGGTTAGAAATCAAATTATACTAGAATCCGTTTTCTTGACCATGCTTGCGGGAATCATAGGGATAATACTGGGAGCTCTAGTACTAAGCGCTATAAACAGTTTTACGCAAGGTGTAGATTTTCCCTATACCAATCCTACCGTGCCGATTCCATTGGTGCTGGGAGCATTGGTGATTATGGTAGTTCTGGGTACTTTGATAGGGCTAATTCCGGCGCAGAGAGCTGTAAGTATAAAACCTATAGACGCATTACGAGAAGAATAG
- a CDS encoding dodecin family protein produces MAVLKVIEVLANSSKSWEDAAKNAVDQASKSVKNIRSVYLNEQSATVEDGKMVDYRVNVKITFEVK; encoded by the coding sequence ATGGCAGTTTTAAAAGTAATAGAAGTATTAGCGAATTCAAGTAAGAGTTGGGAGGACGCGGCCAAGAATGCAGTAGACCAGGCCTCAAAGTCTGTCAAGAACATCCGTTCCGTATATTTAAACGAGCAAAGTGCCACCGTTGAAGACGGAAAAATGGTTGATTACCGCGTCAATGTAAAAATCACTTTTGAAGTAAAGTAA
- a CDS encoding type IX secretion system membrane protein PorP/SprF, which translates to MKFKLLIIFSFLAFGLKSFAQEGIPVYFDYLSDNYYLVYPSMAGIGQGGKIRATARKQWFDVEDAPSLQTVNAHFRLGDGPSGVGAIVFNDANGFHSQTGMKLTYAHHLRMGGDDVRVLNQLSFGLSGTILQSSLDESEFRSVLQDPAIAGIKLSASYFNVDLGLSYNFMEFYAHFAVTNALTGSRRNIYYRDRQDNPDQLVIDNIRRYLISAGYVFGRSEWQVEPSVLFQLTEFTEEKTIDINAKVYRDVDFGRIWGGLSYRRSFDGAQFQTATGFGEQRLQLITPIIGANIKNFLVSYNYSYQMGDIRFDNGGFHQITLGYDFGQAERKYDCYCPAAQ; encoded by the coding sequence ATGAAATTTAAGCTACTGATCATTTTTTCTTTCCTTGCTTTTGGTCTAAAGTCCTTTGCACAGGAAGGTATACCCGTATATTTTGATTACCTGTCCGATAATTACTATCTAGTATATCCGTCAATGGCAGGGATTGGTCAGGGAGGTAAAATTAGGGCTACTGCGAGAAAGCAATGGTTTGACGTAGAAGATGCGCCCAGTTTACAGACGGTTAATGCTCACTTTAGATTAGGTGACGGACCCAGCGGAGTAGGAGCAATTGTTTTCAACGATGCCAATGGATTTCATTCACAAACAGGAATGAAACTTACCTATGCACATCACCTTAGAATGGGTGGGGACGATGTAAGGGTCCTAAATCAGTTATCTTTTGGTTTAAGTGGTACAATTTTACAGAGTAGTCTTGACGAAAGTGAATTTAGGTCTGTATTGCAAGACCCTGCAATAGCCGGTATTAAACTAAGTGCATCCTATTTCAATGTCGATTTGGGTTTATCCTATAACTTCATGGAATTTTATGCGCATTTTGCAGTAACTAACGCTTTAACAGGTAGCAGAAGAAATATTTACTATAGAGATAGACAAGATAATCCAGACCAGTTGGTTATTGATAATATTAGAAGATACCTCATTTCGGCAGGATACGTATTCGGAAGAAGTGAATGGCAAGTAGAACCTTCTGTTCTATTTCAATTGACGGAGTTTACCGAAGAGAAAACCATAGACATCAACGCCAAGGTATACCGTGATGTTGATTTCGGTAGAATTTGGGGCGGTCTATCCTACAGAAGAAGTTTTGACGGGGCTCAGTTCCAGACAGCTACTGGTTTTGGCGAGCAAAGACTGCAGTTGATCACACCGATAATCGGTGCCAATATTAAAAACTTTCTAGTGTCCTACAATTATTCTTATCAAATGGGGGATATAAGGTTTGATAATGGTGGTTTTCATCAGATTACATTGGGGTACGATTTTGGTCAAGCAGAGCGTAAGTACGACTGTTACTGTCCGGCGGCACAATAA